The following proteins are encoded in a genomic region of Magnolia sinica isolate HGM2019 chromosome 1, MsV1, whole genome shotgun sequence:
- the LOC131219920 gene encoding uncharacterized protein LOC131219920: MADGAQKTLQPWKRLDGKVVLVTGASSGLGREFCLDLAKAGCKIVAAARRIDRLKSLCEEINGLTSSSSVRCAAVELDVTAKGSVIGASVQKAWDAFGRIDVLVNNAGIRGSVHSPLSLSEEEWNNIITTNLTGSWLVSKYICEHMQKANQKGSIINISSIAGLNRGLLPGSLAYAVSKAGVNTMTKVMAMELGVHNIRVNSISPGIFKSEITEGLMQKEWLNTVAERTVPLRTFGTSDPALTSLVRYLIHDSSEYVTGNMFVVEAGATLPGVPIFSSL, from the exons ATGGCGGACGGAGCACAGAAAACTCTGCAGCCATGGAAACGCCTCGACGGTAAGGTTGTGTTAGTGACGGGCGCTTCTTCCGGCCTCGGCCGTGAATTTTGCTTGGATCTTGCGAAGGCCGGATGCAAGATCGTTGCTGCCGCTCGAAGAATCGACCGATTGAAGTCTCTCTGCGAAGAAATCAACGGATTGACTTCTTCCTCTTCCGTCAGATGCGCTGCGGTGGAGCTCGATGTCACTGCAAAAGGCTCCGTCATCGGAGCGTCCGTGCAGAAGGCGTGGGATGCATTCGGCCGGATCGATGTCTTGGTTAATAATGCCGGAATTAGAG GCAGTGTGCATTCCCCACTGAGTTTGTCTGAGGAGGAGTGGAATAATATCATTACGACTAATCTCACAGGATCCTGGCTAGTATCCAAGTACATCTGTGAGCACATGCAGAAAGCAAATCAGAAAGGGTCGATAATCAATATTTCATCTATTGCGGGTCTTAACCGTGGACTGTTACCTGGAAGCCTTGCCTATGCTGTATCGAAAGCAGGTGTAAACACCATGACCAAG GTCATGGCTATGGAGTTGGGGGTGCATAATATCAGAGTCAACTCAATATCACCAGGAATATTTAAATCTGAGATCACTGAGGGCCTTATGCAGAAAGAATGGCTCAACACTGTCGCCGAAAGAACTGTCCCATTGAGAACATTCGGCACGTCGGATCCGGCACTGACATCACTTGTTCGTTACCTAATCCATGACTCGTCAGAGTATGTGACAGGCAATATGTTTGTTGTGGAAGCAGGCGCAACTCTTCCCGGTGTGCCTATTTTCTCGTCCCTTTGA